A stretch of the Papaver somniferum cultivar HN1 chromosome 6, ASM357369v1, whole genome shotgun sequence genome encodes the following:
- the LOC113289968 gene encoding uncharacterized protein LOC113289968, producing the protein MRELRSGLRRGRSAATVGEVERSVVEQGSSAMVIRRKRSIIKKNKQPEPEPEVEQQQQQQQDDRDLETRCFDEIREIGLNVVGDLEMDDDYHDAEEHMETDTAPAAEQLEEEEEDQGNTTPTFTSYKAPGLELRRRSPIAQMALHINDEMSAKKRHLEKGLLRQTLLHESSNNYEMDDKKWEESLPLAEPECEVTNHNYEMYDHKHEVSVPVDIPESETAKDVAVDSKKTDKVALTSMAAPVAEDEMRRRRRLLGKRKASGAVGGKPNSEDHLIEAPEEFDTESGMKRNVRGPTLLPHIFNTNNRHRKVIEYNEHGQPIGQFSSELASFMGVLARQMVPIVHEKWKTVPSTLKEELWRCLEAKYVLEASSRKLLVNGIGDKWRSFKSTLTRKYVLPFKEEPDRLIHPPPMYRFIKQEHWDEFVKSRLNDAFQALHEAQSERRGKNIYPHRLGRTGYAGLVEKMIKSDGVTPEEIDRCVLWKKARQNKNGEYDDDVTREQAEIIDELKKQVDNGSLVCDGNIDVLTMALGTPEHSGRVRGGGKFVSQSTFFRKPKRQGLKIADKLHEQRKLIENKWQEERVSRLRVEEQLLDTQKMVSRLEETLTNFMQNGKELASVSIMLPNNNNEDLEGVGPSSTSTMVPVNKNGNLGKKLALTSNRVPINNKENLGKGPALTSTRENLGKGPASTSNRVHPKNNEKLGNSPASSSGRANSNNYEPSTSSSSQSRAWRNDEENLPVVQVTPPRHVARSVKDSNVSPFQRFYNRASQIMTGSIPFITVPVDSTVFGTDMELYLDLDDVQYMCHMEDLSENCVMAYIKHLYDMLMKKGIQHKYEFINPVSVSAAKDANLSKIITSRLMNTNCEWVFVPVNSNGAHWLLIAINMVAMSCYWLDPSGLPTRYNIKPFVTIGLKGLHKDGVRRSSPIWYNIKCPKQKNSMECGFYVMKFMREIIDDPNMFTRSEPFPQSTYQQDEIDEVRLEWIQTVEAYV; encoded by the exons ATGCGAGAGTTGCGTAGTGGACTTCGAAGAGGGCGTTCAGCAGCAACAGTAGGAGAAGTAGAGAGAAGTGTAGTTGAACAAGGTAGTAGTGCAATGGTGATTCGTAGAAAGAGATcgataattaagaaaaataaacaacCAGAACCGGAACCAGAAGtagagcaacaacaacaacaacaacaggatgATCGAGATCTAGAGACTAGGTGTTTTGATGAAATTCGTGAGATAGGTCTGAATGTTGTTGGGGATCTTGAGATGGACGATGATTACCATGATGCTGAAGAACACATGGAAACAGATACAGCTCCTGCAGCTGAACAactggaggaggaggaagaggaccAAGGAAATACAACTCCTACTTTTACTTCCTATAAG GCACCTGGCCTCGAACTTCGTAGACGGTCGCCTATTGCTCAAATG GCTCTTCACATTAACGACGAGATGTCTGCCAAGAAACGGCATTTGGAGAAGGGACTACTGAGGCAAAC ACTGCTTCACGAATCATCAAATAACTATGAGATGGATGACAAGAAATGGGAAGAATCTTTGCCTCTTGCTGAACCAGAGTGTGAAGTTACAAACCACAACTATGAGATGTACGATCACAAACATGAAGTATCAGTTCCTGTTGATATTCCAGAAAGTGAAACTGCAAAGGATGTTGCG GTTGATAGCAAGAAGACAGATAAGGTGGCTCTCACTTCCATG GCTGCACCTGTGGCTGAGGATGAGATGCGTAGGAGAAGAAGATTATTAGGCAAAAGAAAAG CCTCGGGAGCCGTCGGCGGGAAACCCAACTCGGAAGATCATCTTATAGAAGCACCTGAAGAATTTGACA CTGAATCAGGTATGAAGAGAAATGTCCGGGGTCCAACACTTTTACCACACATCTTCAATACAAATAATAGACATCGCAAGGTGATAGAGTACAACGAGCATGGCCAGCCAATAGGGCAGTTTTCTTCTGAGCTAGCCAGTTTCATGGGTGTTTTGGCGCGCCAGATGGTTCCAATAGTCCATGAAAAATGGAAAACAGTCCCAAGCACTCTTAAAGAAGAGCTATGGAGGTGTCTGGAG GCAAAATATGTGCTCGAAGCAAGCAGTAGGAAACTTCTCGTCAATGGCATTGGAGACAAGTGGAGGTCTTTTAAGAGCACTCTTACAAGGAAATATGTTCTCCCATTCAAGGAGGAGCCTGATCGTCTGATCCACCCTCCTCCAATGTATAGATTCATTaagcaagagcattgggatgaATTTGTAAAGTCCAGGCTGAATGATGCATTCCAG GCCCTTCATGAAGCACAGTCAGAAAGGCGTGGAAAGAACATTTATCCTCATCGGTTAGGCCGCACAGGTTATGCCGGTCTGGTAGAAAAAATG ATAAAAAGTGACGGGGTTACCCCTGAAGAAATTGATAGGTGTGTTTTATGGAAGAAAGCACGTCAGAACAAAAACGGGgagtatgatgatgatgttaCCAGAGAGCAGGCTGAGATTATT GATGAATTGAAAAAGCAAGTTGACAATGGGTCACTAGtttgtgatggaaacatcgatGTGCTGACTATGGCTTTAGGAACTCCAGAACATTCTGGGAGAGTGAGAGGCGGTGGAAAGTTTGTAAGTCAGTCGACCTTCTTCCGGAAGCCTAAACGTCAAGGCCTTAAAATTGCTGATAAATTGCATGAACAACGAAAGCTGATTGAGAACAAGTGGCAAGAAGAGAGAGTGTCCCGTTTACGAGTGGAAGAGCAACTCTTGGATACTCAAAAGATGGTCTCACGGTTAGAGGAGACGCTGACCAACTTCATGCAAAAT GGGAAGGAGCTAGCATCAGTGTCCATTATGCTCCCCAATAACAATAACGAAGATTTG GAGGGAGTTGGGCCTTCATCGACATCTACTATGGTCCCAGTAAACAAGAATGGGAATTTG GGAAAAAAGCTTGCATTGACTTCCAATAGGGTCCCcataaacaacaaagaaaatttG GGGAAAGGACCTGCATTGACTTCCACTAGGGAAAATTTG GGGAAAGGGCCTGCATCGACTTCTAACAGGGTCCACCCAAAGAACAATGAAAAGTTG GGAAACTCTCCTGCATCATCTTCCGGCAGAGCCAATTCAAACAACTACGAACCTTCG ACATCAAGCAGTTCTCAGTCGAGGGCTTGGAGAAATGATGAGGAAAACTTACCTGTTGTTCAAGTAACTCCACCAAGGCATGTTGCCAGATCTGTGAAG GATTCAAATGTCTCACCCTTCCAGAGGTTCTATAACAGAGCGTCTCAAATAATGACTGGTAGCATTCCCTTCATAACAGTACCAGTAGATTCCACAGTCTTTGGTACAGATATGGAACTTTATCTTGACCTGGATGATGTCCAATATATGTGCCATATGGAAGATTTGTCTGAGAATTGCGTCATGGCGTACATTAA GCACCTCTACGATATGTTAATGAAGAAAGGGATACAACACAAATATGAATTTATAAACCCTGTATCAGTAAGCGCTGCAAAAGATGCTAATTTGTCAAAAATAATAACTTCACGATTGATGAATACAAATTGCGAATGGGTTTTTGTTCCTGTCAATTCAAA TGGGGCACATTGGCTTCTTATCGCAATAAATATGGTGGCTATGAGTTGCTATTGGCTGGATCCATCGGGGCTCCCAACTCGATATAACATCAAACCATTTGTCACTAT TGGTCTGAAAGGTTTGCACAAAGATGGAGTGAGGAGGTCATCACCAATTTGGTATAATATCAAG TGCCCAAAACAGAAAAATAGTATGGAATGTGGGTTTTATGTCATGAAGTTTATGAGGGAGATAATTGATGACCCAAACATGTTTACAAGGAGTGAG CCTTTCCCTCAATCTACATATCAGCAGGATGAAATCGATGAAGTGAGACTTGAGTGGATTCAAACAGTAGAGGCGTATGTTTAG